The Nicotiana tomentosiformis chromosome 9, ASM39032v3, whole genome shotgun sequence genome contains the following window.
TGAACTTAAATACTTTCCTGATGGACTGAGGACAATTATCCTTTTGCACGTCAACTATGGAACTACATTTTCAACACTCAAGTCGATTACTAGTCTTAGTGTTCTTATTGAGTCAGTTAGTGAATGTGTATTAGGAAATCAAGGTGTCATACATAATGTCTTAGTGTCAAGAGAATGTGCGCTAAGAACCAGGTCCTCAAGGTACTTGATGAAGTGCGCTAAGAACTAGGTGCTCAAGGTCGTTGTTGAAGGTTTTTACAAGGCAATAACTTTTTCACAAAGTTACTCTAGTCCGAGATTGTTGGAAGAAGGCTGTTAATGTAATAAGGATCGTTGTGTAAGAAGATATGTTCGCATAAGTGATAGACAAGAGTCACAAGATTTGTGGAGTCCTTGGAACTGTAGGAGTCCTATCAAATGAGGAGTTGACTATGCATAGGACTCATAAAAGATCTCGGAGCCCAGTGAACTTAAATACTTTCCTGATGGACTGAGGACAATTATCCTTTTGCACGTCAACCATGGAACTACATTTTCAACACTCAAGTCGATTACTAGTCTTAGTGTTCTTATTGAGTCAGTTAGTGAATGTGTACTAggaaattgagttgtaatcaagGTGTCATACATAATGTGTGAGTTGAAGTAATTGTTTGAGTTTGCAATTTAGAGTAACTTATAAGTCAAATAGTTGAAGTAGGAGAATGGTGTGTGTATTGATTTATAGGTCTTGTAATCAATACATTTGGTTCATTTGTTTTAGTGAAGTTGAAGTTAAAATCCTACGTGGTAGGTCGTTGTTTTGCACCTTTGAGCCGAgcgattttccacgtaaaaatttcTATCTTTgcttttactgtttatatcattTACGTCTAAGGAGTAAggtaaagaaccaagttctttTGTAATTTAGGAAGGCACTCAAATTAACAATTGGTTTCAGAGCAGGTTCTCTCACACGTGGTTAACACCTAGAAAGATATTGGAAGAAAAATGAGTGCCCCACCTGGGATTAACGAAGGACAATCAACTAGTAGACCACCTCTGTTCAACGGAAAATACTACAGTTGGTGGAAAGCAAAAATGGAGGACTTCCTGATGGTTGAAGACTATGAACTATGGAAAATAGTAAATCGAGGACCACTAACTCCCACCAAACAAAATGGGCAAAATAAAACTATTCCCAAAGACCCCTCTGAATTCGTGGCAACAGATTtcaaaatgatggagaagaatgcaaagGCCAAGAAGATCCTCATCTGTGGACTTGGTCCTGATGAGTACAACAAGATATCTGCATACTCTAATGCAAAGGAGATCTGTGATGCACTTCAAACTGCTGATGAAGGAACAAATCAAGTGAAGAGATCAAGGATTGAATTGCTTATGAGGAACTATGAGCTCTTCTCCATGAAGGAATCTGAACCCATCCAGGTGATGATGACCAGGTTTACCATAATAAAAAATGAACTGAAATCATTTGAAAATGTATTCACTTCTGAAGAGTTGGTTAGCAAGGTTCTAAGGATTCTCCCAGCTTCATGGGAATCAAAAGTCACAGCCATCCACGAAGCAAAGGAGTTGGATAAGATTTCACTAGATGAGCTGACTGAAAACTTAAAGACTCATCAAGTACCTTGAGGACCTGGTTCTTAGCGCACATTCTCTTGACacactttgttaatcatcaaaatctcAATACTGAATAGTAGTTATCATGGGTATTATCTCAGTTTGTCATCGGGATGCCTCTCTATTATTTGATCCCGattctacatattcatatgtgtctttcGTACTTTATTTTGGGTTTAGATATGCTTTATGAGTTACTTGATATTCCTGTTTATCTATCTACATTTGTTGGTGATTCTGTTCGAGTAGGTAGAGGTTATCTTTAGGAATTGTAATGATAGAATAGAGGGATCATATCCATTCTGTCACAATCTTTGATGGTCACTATCTTAATAATAGAAGGATAATGAAATTCCTAGTGATAGTCTAGGGTGAGATTTCATGACAAAATTTAAGATTATGCTTTTTAGAACTTGAAGAAACTAAAATAAATTTACTAAAATATATAAGTTTCTTGGGGCTGTATATAGGATGGGAAATggtaaaataattataaatagaGAAATGGACTAGCAATTAAGGCGCATGCAACCATAAATCCTGTAGTGTAAAGGCAGATAATATAGGTGGAGTTTAACTTCTATACACTTGTATATAAGTAGAGTTTAACTCAAAAGAATATTCATATTATAAGATTCGATGTCCGCTTTGGGACCTTGTCTAATTCGGATTGACGCTAGTAAGGCTCGTTAAAGAGGAAAGCGCTCTTTAACAAGATTATTTTCATTCGCAAAATTCGAACTTAACA
Protein-coding sequences here:
- the LOC138898934 gene encoding uncharacterized protein yields the protein MSAPPGINEGQSTSRPPLFNGKYYSWWKAKMEDFLMVEDYELWKIVNRGPLTPTKQNGQNKTIPKDPSEFVATDFKMMEKNAKAKKILICGLGPDEYNKISAYSNAKEICDALQTADEGTNQVKRSRIELLMRNYELFSMKESEPIQVMMTRFTIIKNELKSFENVFTSEELVSKVLRILPASWESKVTAIHEAKELDKISLDELTENLKTHQVP